In Symmachiella dynata, the following are encoded in one genomic region:
- a CDS encoding response regulator produces MQKRQILIADDDADLVALLSLRSQKCGLRVVTASDAVSALKSIREVRPDVVILDVNMPGGNGLTVRDVMLQNEQLQSIPVIVLTGASDEETIRRCHNTCSYYVAKCPDVWTRIKPILDDIFEHEAPHDKLSVDDNINAAPESAYEDSDQKVLFDWLFDLMDGAAPAVAGVVGMDSAVSAEGDAATEVISDFSAPTSSEAPWVLCIDDDAELTLGIEMRLREHGVEVLRTFTGMDGYRSAFIGNPRVIILDYEMPQGNGDYVLRRIKETAATRDIPVVVLTGRKGHDVERKMYNLGADAFLTKPCSWETLWSILQQHIEMVEV; encoded by the coding sequence ATGCAGAAACGTCAAATTCTTATTGCCGACGACGATGCCGATCTTGTCGCGCTGTTGTCATTGCGGTCGCAGAAATGTGGCCTAAGGGTAGTAACCGCCAGTGACGCGGTCTCGGCGCTGAAGTCCATTCGTGAGGTGCGCCCTGACGTTGTGATTCTGGATGTCAATATGCCTGGAGGAAACGGATTGACCGTGCGGGATGTCATGCTGCAAAACGAGCAACTGCAGTCGATTCCAGTCATCGTACTCACTGGTGCATCCGACGAGGAAACAATCCGTCGCTGTCACAACACATGTTCGTATTACGTTGCCAAATGTCCCGATGTCTGGACGCGCATCAAACCGATACTGGATGACATCTTCGAGCATGAGGCGCCCCACGACAAGCTTTCGGTCGACGACAACATCAACGCTGCACCGGAGTCTGCCTATGAAGATAGCGACCAAAAAGTATTGTTCGATTGGCTATTCGACTTAATGGACGGAGCAGCACCGGCTGTCGCTGGTGTTGTAGGAATGGACAGTGCGGTGTCGGCTGAGGGAGATGCAGCCACTGAGGTCATCTCGGATTTCTCGGCGCCGACCTCTTCCGAGGCCCCTTGGGTTCTGTGCATTGACGACGATGCTGAACTGACGCTGGGAATTGAAATGCGATTGCGGGAACATGGCGTTGAAGTCCTCCGCACGTTTACCGGCATGGATGGATATCGCAGCGCGTTCATTGGCAACCCACGCGTTATCATTTTGGATTACGAAATGCCACAAGGCAACGGTGATTATGTCCTACGTAGGATTAAGGAAACCGCGGCAACACGTGACATACCTGTGGTCGTCTTAACCGGTCGAAAAGGGCACGATGTCGAACGCAAAATGTATAACTTAGGAGCCGATGCTTTTCTGACAAAGCCCTGCTCGTGGGAGACGTTGTGGTCCATTCTGCAACAGCACATCGAGATGGTCGAAGTATAA
- a CDS encoding DUF1559 domain-containing protein, with protein MKLSTGQRQSFPSHKNDVSKLARKSSGFTLIELLVVIAIIAILIALLLPAVQQAREAARRTQCKNNLKQLGVAMHNYHDVYLTFPPAYISTMAGQIGSRELGLYSWGAFLLPYIEQGNLFKQLNVGTVTLDQNLADPVIRGALQTPIPAFICPTDVGPELNNWENSGTAGRYNRLVTSDGTDRIAIAKSNYIMVTSTGNSTRPAVNDSPYGSFDGVGGQNSSVKIRDIIDGTSNTLAIGERAWQVGSIEMGAGTAVGFSVISSRMSDGILESGTAVMGIAYWGVNDTVSPFAAGHAARAFSSPHVGGIQFLLCDGSARFISENVDFKPHNVGSDGWLVDSTLERLFSRKDGDVLGEF; from the coding sequence ATGAAACTCTCAACGGGACAACGGCAAAGCTTTCCCTCTCACAAGAATGATGTGAGTAAGTTAGCCCGCAAATCCTCTGGATTTACACTAATCGAGCTGCTAGTTGTGATTGCTATTATCGCAATCCTCATTGCACTCTTGTTGCCCGCTGTTCAACAAGCCCGCGAAGCGGCCCGGCGGACTCAATGCAAAAACAACCTGAAGCAACTCGGGGTGGCAATGCATAACTACCATGACGTGTACCTCACTTTTCCTCCGGCCTATATAAGCACGATGGCGGGACAAATCGGTTCGCGGGAACTGGGGCTTTATAGCTGGGGAGCATTTCTTCTGCCGTACATTGAACAAGGGAATTTGTTTAAGCAGCTCAATGTCGGAACCGTGACTTTGGATCAGAATCTAGCGGATCCCGTTATTCGTGGAGCACTGCAAACACCGATTCCAGCATTTATCTGCCCGACCGATGTTGGTCCCGAATTGAATAACTGGGAAAATAGCGGGACAGCCGGACGGTACAATCGGCTCGTCACCTCCGACGGTACCGATCGAATTGCGATTGCGAAATCGAACTACATCATGGTCACGTCGACTGGAAACAGTACACGCCCCGCTGTGAACGATAGCCCGTATGGTTCGTTTGACGGTGTAGGTGGCCAAAACTCGAGCGTAAAAATCAGGGATATCATCGATGGAACGAGCAATACGCTGGCCATTGGAGAACGCGCTTGGCAGGTTGGCTCGATTGAAATGGGAGCCGGAACGGCTGTCGGATTCAGCGTGATCAGTTCTCGTATGTCTGACGGGATCCTCGAGTCTGGAACAGCTGTCATGGGGATCGCATATTGGGGGGTGAATGATACCGTCAGCCCGTTTGCCGCCGGACATGCCGCTCGCGCATTCAGCAGCCCGCATGTCGGAGGTATTCAGTTTTTGTTGTGCGACGGATCGGCCCGGTTTATCAGCGAGAACGTTGATTTTAAGCCGCATAATGTCGGATCGGACGGATGGCTCGTCGACAGCACGCTTGAACGGCTGTTCTCCAGAAAAGATGGCGACGTGCTTGGCGAATTTTAA
- a CDS encoding PSD1 and planctomycete cytochrome C domain-containing protein — protein MLLLDRIQFGYANSGRQRFLTRFSTGLAIVLLGMVVLGGDSARGGEPKPEDLKFFETKIRPLLHKQCGSCHGEEAQESGLRLDTYRGIWEGGDLGPTVVPGDVKHSLLFAAVDYKDTNLQMPPDGKLPQASIDLIREWIERGAPHPDQNGELQPIPRAGKIDLEEARKHWAFQPITHPQVPEFDQSDWDENPIDAFVFARMRSEGLQPNPPADKRTLIRRATFDLTGLPPTPEEIEEFLADDSPAAFDKVIDRLLASQQYGERWGRHWLDVARYADSNGLDENLAHLDAWKYRNYVIKSFNDDKPFDQFIIEQLAGDILYKKRRGDSTPDSDADFDLLIATGYLTLGPKVLAEQDVVKMEMDIIDEQIDAMGQAVLGLTIACARCHDHKFDPISAEDYYAIAGILKSTKTMQRYETIARYNEHIIATKQQHEAKRQNEVLRAEKKKEIQSVLDAALAELTDEDRKLPPKDAESKFSAEVQAQLKKLREEDKLLKKQTPVLPTAMGVVEGTVDDTRVHVRGSHLTLGKVVQRGVPAVLEQYGSLEIPESTSGRLQLAQWMASSSNPLTARVAVNRIWCWHFGRGIVRTVENFGKLGVPPTHPDLLDWLAAEFMDDGWSIKEMHKRIMRTRTYQMSSAMNPQNVAIDPDNQYFWRSQLRRLDAEEIRDSFLAVSGRLDPSMGGPVLNLPKWKLVFNHRSKDATSYDSNRRSIYLPVIRNNLYDGFYLFDYTNPDVPTGDRGASTVAPQALFLMNSDLVLQSSMSLAKQLFKTSPDNPQERAVLLYQRALGRSPEGAEVDRLLDYTTQLESMLQADPDTKTPQLTAWAVVCQSVLTSNEFLYVK, from the coding sequence ATGTTGCTTCTCGACAGAATTCAGTTTGGATACGCGAACTCTGGTCGCCAGCGGTTTCTTACCCGGTTTTCGACTGGTTTGGCAATCGTCTTGCTGGGGATGGTTGTTTTAGGTGGCGACTCGGCCAGGGGTGGGGAGCCGAAACCCGAAGATCTCAAATTCTTTGAAACAAAAATCCGCCCTCTGCTGCATAAACAGTGTGGTAGTTGCCATGGAGAGGAAGCACAGGAATCGGGATTGCGGCTCGATACCTATCGCGGGATTTGGGAAGGCGGGGACTTAGGCCCGACCGTGGTCCCCGGGGATGTCAAACACAGTCTGCTTTTCGCAGCGGTCGATTATAAAGACACCAATCTGCAAATGCCGCCGGATGGCAAACTGCCGCAAGCGTCGATCGATCTGATTCGAGAGTGGATCGAGCGTGGGGCTCCTCATCCAGATCAGAACGGTGAATTGCAACCGATCCCCCGCGCCGGGAAAATTGATCTTGAGGAAGCGCGAAAGCATTGGGCGTTCCAACCGATCACTCATCCGCAGGTCCCCGAGTTCGATCAGTCCGACTGGGACGAAAATCCGATCGATGCCTTCGTCTTCGCACGCATGCGCTCAGAAGGGTTACAACCGAATCCACCCGCTGACAAACGGACGCTAATTCGGCGAGCCACGTTCGACTTGACGGGGCTCCCTCCCACGCCGGAAGAGATTGAAGAGTTCCTTGCGGATGATTCGCCCGCTGCCTTCGACAAAGTCATCGACAGACTCTTAGCGTCGCAGCAATACGGCGAGCGCTGGGGACGACATTGGCTAGACGTAGCCCGGTATGCGGATAGCAACGGACTGGACGAAAACCTCGCCCATCTTGATGCGTGGAAGTATCGCAACTACGTCATTAAGTCCTTCAATGACGACAAGCCGTTCGATCAGTTTATCATCGAGCAACTCGCTGGCGACATACTCTACAAGAAACGTAGGGGGGACTCCACGCCGGATTCTGATGCGGATTTCGACTTGCTGATTGCAACCGGATACCTCACCCTCGGCCCGAAGGTGCTCGCCGAACAAGACGTCGTCAAGATGGAGATGGATATTATCGATGAGCAGATCGATGCAATGGGGCAAGCAGTGCTCGGATTGACGATCGCCTGTGCTCGTTGCCACGATCATAAATTCGATCCGATCTCAGCCGAAGATTACTACGCCATTGCAGGGATTCTAAAAAGCACAAAGACCATGCAGCGGTACGAGACGATTGCTCGTTACAACGAGCACATAATCGCCACGAAACAACAGCACGAGGCGAAACGCCAAAACGAAGTGTTGAGAGCAGAAAAGAAAAAGGAAATTCAAAGCGTTCTTGATGCGGCACTCGCGGAACTGACTGACGAAGACCGCAAGCTGCCCCCCAAAGACGCGGAATCAAAGTTTTCCGCTGAGGTCCAAGCTCAACTTAAAAAACTTCGCGAGGAAGACAAGCTGCTGAAGAAGCAGACCCCCGTTCTACCGACAGCCATGGGAGTTGTCGAAGGGACCGTTGATGACACTAGAGTTCATGTTCGCGGCAGCCACTTGACCTTAGGAAAGGTTGTGCAGCGCGGGGTTCCCGCTGTGTTGGAGCAGTACGGCTCTCTAGAGATTCCAGAATCAACGAGTGGACGTTTGCAGCTCGCCCAATGGATGGCCAGTTCCAGCAATCCGCTAACGGCCCGTGTGGCGGTCAATCGCATATGGTGCTGGCATTTTGGCCGGGGGATCGTCCGGACTGTTGAAAACTTTGGCAAATTGGGCGTGCCACCGACTCACCCGGATCTGCTGGATTGGCTGGCAGCAGAATTCATGGATGATGGCTGGTCGATCAAAGAAATGCATAAACGCATCATGCGGACGCGCACCTATCAGATGAGCAGTGCGATGAATCCCCAAAATGTTGCGATTGACCCGGATAATCAGTATTTCTGGAGATCGCAATTACGACGTCTCGATGCTGAGGAAATACGCGACTCATTTCTCGCGGTGAGCGGACGGCTTGACCCAAGTATGGGGGGCCCCGTTTTGAATCTCCCCAAATGGAAGCTGGTCTTTAACCACCGATCGAAGGATGCGACATCCTACGATTCGAACCGCCGTTCCATTTATTTACCTGTGATTCGAAACAATCTTTACGACGGTTTCTATCTGTTCGATTACACCAATCCCGATGTGCCGACGGGCGACCGCGGGGCATCGACGGTTGCTCCTCAGGCGTTGTTTTTGATGAACAGTGATCTTGTGCTGCAATCTTCAATGAGTCTGGCCAAGCAGTTATTCAAGACGAGTCCCGACAACCCCCAAGAGCGCGCCGTGCTCCTCTATCAACGTGCCTTGGGCCGCAGTCCCGAAGGGGCAGAAGTGGACCGGCTGCTGGACTACACCACTCAGCTTGAGTCCATGCTACAAGCGGATCCGGATACAAAAACGCCGCAGCTTACGGCTTGGGCCGTTGTGTGCCAAAGTGTGCTGACTTCGAACGAATTCCTCTATGTCAAGTAA
- a CDS encoding alpha/beta hydrolase family protein: protein MRRNVSQQAGIAIVLCVFLHGSAAMSAETEKTSPKKTEVQQGIAGSFKQLRERFEPELSWNATTPAEHAEWRKSFRDTVVRLLGRMPEKVPLNVVWAEKKEFELFTRHKVYIRSEAEYWVPVYYYVPHKHDEKLPAIVCLHGHSGIEPYIASQRKESIIKSTKRGQLDYAVYFAKHGYVTAAIVMRGFNETADKQDRGVSHVTRSCLQVTMSSYLMGMTTLGLRCWDAMRVIDFLQSQEVVDPDKIGLAGLSGGGAVAMYLPVLEKRIKVAMIAGAFTAFRSTFYATPHCMCQCLPGIMQYGEMSDIVALCAPRPVLLINGTGDTGFPIEDARIGYEKLKRVYSLQGVGENVEADFFEGGHRWSNNKTLDFLAKHFQNPKSKISE from the coding sequence ATGCGTCGAAACGTCAGCCAGCAAGCAGGCATTGCAATTGTCCTCTGCGTCTTTTTACATGGCAGTGCTGCCATGTCAGCAGAAACGGAGAAGACCAGCCCGAAAAAAACAGAGGTCCAACAGGGGATTGCCGGCAGCTTCAAACAGCTGCGCGAACGTTTTGAACCAGAGCTAAGCTGGAATGCAACGACGCCGGCTGAGCATGCCGAATGGCGAAAGTCATTTCGGGACACCGTCGTTCGCCTGCTGGGGCGGATGCCGGAAAAGGTGCCGCTCAATGTGGTCTGGGCGGAAAAGAAAGAATTCGAACTGTTCACCCGGCATAAAGTCTATATTCGCTCTGAAGCTGAGTACTGGGTGCCGGTCTATTACTATGTCCCGCACAAGCATGATGAAAAACTCCCGGCCATCGTCTGCCTGCATGGGCATAGCGGGATTGAGCCTTACATTGCTTCCCAGCGCAAGGAGAGCATTATCAAGAGCACAAAGCGAGGCCAATTAGACTACGCTGTTTATTTTGCCAAGCACGGATATGTCACAGCTGCCATTGTGATGCGCGGATTCAATGAAACGGCGGACAAACAAGACCGCGGGGTCAGTCACGTCACCCGCAGTTGCCTGCAAGTGACGATGAGTTCGTATCTCATGGGGATGACCACGCTGGGGCTGCGTTGCTGGGATGCGATGCGCGTCATCGATTTTCTGCAGTCCCAGGAAGTCGTCGATCCCGATAAAATCGGGCTGGCAGGTCTTTCCGGGGGAGGCGCCGTTGCCATGTATCTCCCAGTTCTGGAGAAACGGATCAAGGTGGCAATGATTGCCGGAGCATTCACGGCTTTTCGTTCCACTTTCTATGCGACGCCTCATTGCATGTGCCAATGTCTACCGGGCATCATGCAGTATGGCGAGATGTCGGACATTGTTGCTTTGTGTGCACCGCGTCCGGTCCTGTTGATCAACGGCACGGGAGACACGGGATTCCCGATCGAAGATGCCAGGATTGGATATGAGAAATTAAAGCGGGTTTACTCACTTCAAGGAGTCGGAGAAAACGTTGAAGCGGATTTCTTCGAAGGCGGTCATCGTTGGTCAAACAATAAGACGCTGGATTTTCTCGCAAAACATTTCCAGAACCCCAAGTCGAAGATCAGTGAGTGA
- a CDS encoding DUF1501 domain-containing protein — protein MLRKSATGFGYLALSAMLQQEQASAASQNPTASPFHTTPHAKRVIFLFMKGGPSHVDTFDYKPQLQKDDGKAVPFDKPRVQFHATGDLLASPWKFQQYGESGIHVSELFPHLAKHVDDICFLNSLHGTNPAHGGAALKLHTGSDNFIRPSMGAWVNYGLGSENNNLPGFITICPTLAHGGVKNWGSAFLPAQYQGIPLGVASQPSTKAQVKYIDNPKWSAPVQELQLKLLSDMNRQHLESVGSEAALEARIQSYELAFRMQSEMPLAQDLSEETAATLDMYGLNNEITEDFGRQCLLARRFAERGVRFIQVTHSDNYVQWDQHDGLKVGHEKNSAKVDQPIAALLTDLKQRGLLDDTLVLWGGEFGRTPVCEGKGRDGRDHNPEGFTMWMAGGGVKGGLQYGATDEYGYYAIENKMHVHDMHATMLYLLGLHHEQLTYRHAGRDFRLTDVHGKVHKEIIA, from the coding sequence ATGCTGCGGAAATCGGCGACTGGATTCGGATATTTGGCGTTGTCTGCGATGCTGCAACAGGAACAAGCTTCCGCTGCGTCACAAAATCCTACGGCATCACCATTCCACACCACGCCGCATGCAAAGCGGGTGATCTTCTTGTTCATGAAAGGAGGCCCTTCGCACGTCGACACGTTTGACTACAAACCACAACTGCAAAAAGATGACGGCAAAGCCGTTCCGTTTGACAAACCTCGAGTCCAATTCCACGCAACCGGTGACCTGCTCGCTTCCCCCTGGAAGTTTCAGCAATACGGAGAAAGCGGAATCCATGTCAGCGAATTGTTCCCACATCTTGCGAAGCACGTAGACGACATCTGCTTCCTGAATTCATTGCATGGAACCAATCCCGCCCACGGCGGAGCCGCGTTAAAGCTGCATACGGGAAGCGACAACTTCATTCGCCCGAGCATGGGCGCATGGGTCAACTACGGACTGGGATCAGAAAACAACAATCTCCCCGGATTCATCACGATTTGCCCAACGTTGGCGCATGGCGGTGTGAAAAACTGGGGCTCCGCTTTTCTGCCGGCGCAATATCAAGGAATTCCCCTGGGGGTCGCTAGCCAACCCTCGACAAAGGCGCAGGTGAAATACATTGACAATCCCAAGTGGTCGGCCCCCGTACAAGAGTTACAACTCAAACTCTTAAGCGACATGAACCGGCAACACCTGGAAAGTGTCGGATCCGAAGCAGCGCTAGAAGCTCGTATCCAGTCATACGAGTTGGCATTTCGCATGCAGTCGGAGATGCCGCTCGCTCAAGACCTTTCCGAGGAGACGGCAGCAACGCTGGACATGTACGGTCTGAATAATGAAATCACCGAAGATTTTGGCCGACAATGCCTGCTGGCGCGTCGTTTCGCAGAACGCGGTGTTCGATTCATCCAAGTCACGCACAGTGACAATTACGTTCAATGGGACCAACATGACGGTTTGAAAGTTGGGCATGAGAAAAATTCGGCGAAAGTGGATCAGCCTATTGCCGCTCTGTTAACCGATCTCAAGCAACGGGGTTTACTGGATGACACGCTGGTCTTATGGGGAGGCGAGTTTGGCCGTACTCCGGTTTGTGAAGGCAAAGGCCGAGATGGTCGCGACCATAACCCCGAAGGTTTCACCATGTGGATGGCCGGCGGCGGCGTGAAGGGTGGCTTACAGTATGGAGCGACTGACGAATACGGCTATTATGCCATCGAGAACAAGATGCACGTGCACGACATGCACGCCACGATGCTCTACCTCCTTGGACTGCATCACGAACAGCTCACTTACCGACACGCCGGTCGTGATTTTCGGTTAACTGACGTCCATGGGAAAGTTCACAAAGAGATTATCGCATAA
- a CDS encoding LysR family transcriptional regulator, whose amino-acid sequence MPRTKRTTPIYKDLSYSQLRSYCEAVRLGNMSAAAESLDLSNPTVWKQIRALEHIVGVTLLESDGRRSEVTEAGQLLASLATPVVKEFEGLLNRFQELCDLTPKHLSVATPPRSFTDDLMPVICEFRQTHPDIHVTYRESFEHHGDAMLQSGEVDLVIGDSRCCLNPQKFLVEVLFEIEAMVIMPVGHPLAKRRRINPSDLAKYPVLNHPDGYPDEESNAILKRAGVFDHPDRRFNLLLASSIRSCVKQGEGIGLVGSIGGVPSSDPEIVQRTLKHCLKPNITYAYSSPRMSENPSQRLLIDLIKARLSN is encoded by the coding sequence ATGCCGCGGACCAAACGAACAACACCAATCTACAAAGACCTTTCGTACTCACAACTGCGCAGCTATTGCGAGGCGGTCCGGCTGGGAAACATGTCGGCAGCGGCAGAGTCTTTGGATTTATCTAACCCAACCGTCTGGAAGCAGATCCGTGCGCTGGAGCACATCGTTGGTGTCACGCTCTTGGAATCAGATGGAAGGCGTAGTGAAGTCACGGAGGCCGGACAGCTATTAGCTTCTCTCGCAACACCGGTGGTGAAGGAATTCGAAGGCCTTCTCAACCGATTTCAAGAGCTCTGCGACTTGACCCCAAAACATCTTTCGGTGGCGACACCCCCGCGAAGCTTCACCGATGACTTGATGCCGGTCATTTGTGAATTCCGTCAAACTCATCCAGACATTCACGTCACTTACCGCGAATCGTTCGAGCACCATGGGGATGCAATGCTGCAATCTGGGGAAGTCGATCTCGTGATTGGCGATTCTCGTTGCTGCCTAAATCCGCAAAAATTTCTTGTTGAGGTTCTGTTCGAAATCGAAGCCATGGTGATCATGCCCGTCGGTCACCCGCTCGCCAAGCGACGCCGCATCAATCCGTCTGATCTCGCCAAATATCCGGTTTTAAATCATCCAGACGGCTATCCTGACGAAGAATCCAACGCGATTTTGAAAAGGGCCGGGGTGTTCGATCACCCGGACCGGCGTTTCAATTTGCTCTTAGCCTCTTCGATTCGAAGTTGCGTGAAACAAGGAGAAGGCATCGGTCTCGTCGGCAGTATCGGGGGAGTCCCTTCGTCCGATCCAGAGATCGTTCAGCGAACACTCAAGCATTGCTTGAAGCCAAATATCACCTATGCCTACAGCAGCCCGCGTATGTCAGAAAACCCAAGCCAACGTCTTTTGATTGATTTGATCAAAGCGAGGTTATCGAATTAA
- a CDS encoding carboxypeptidase regulatory-like domain-containing protein has product MKALLKAFKPSAMALVVAIWATSGCGGNGDRPEIGTVEGTITLDGKPFQEVVVVFIPDKGRPSTGVTDEEGRYELKYLEDAEGAKIGHHKVGLAAQEDVQPSAPIPRKYGYGPNTELEAEVLAGDNVLDFKLTSN; this is encoded by the coding sequence ATGAAGGCATTGTTAAAAGCATTCAAGCCATCTGCCATGGCTCTTGTCGTTGCCATCTGGGCGACTTCGGGATGTGGAGGGAACGGGGACCGACCGGAGATTGGAACGGTTGAGGGGACGATCACTTTGGACGGCAAGCCGTTTCAGGAAGTTGTTGTCGTCTTCATTCCCGATAAAGGCCGTCCTTCGACCGGGGTCACCGACGAAGAGGGCAGGTATGAGTTGAAGTATTTGGAAGATGCCGAAGGTGCGAAAATCGGTCACCACAAGGTCGGACTGGCTGCTCAAGAGGATGTGCAACCTTCGGCTCCCATTCCACGGAAATACGGCTATGGCCCCAATACGGAATTGGAAGCGGAAGTCTTAGCCGGAGACAACGTATTGGATTTTAAATTGACATCAAATTGA
- a CDS encoding response regulator — protein sequence MSPNKTILLVDDEADIRQATQLWMATAGFKTSTAKDGEQAVACATQQQPDAIVMDVRMPHLDGLSALAELKEQSSTQHIPVVMLSASLVDQERALDAGANCFVTKPYDGRNLIKVVQAAIGTADLITPSE from the coding sequence ATGTCCCCCAATAAAACAATCCTATTGGTCGATGACGAAGCGGATATTCGGCAAGCAACCCAATTGTGGATGGCCACTGCTGGTTTCAAGACATCCACAGCCAAAGATGGAGAACAAGCGGTCGCATGTGCGACCCAACAACAACCTGATGCCATCGTCATGGATGTGCGGATGCCACACCTGGATGGATTGTCCGCGTTGGCGGAATTGAAAGAACAATCCTCAACTCAACACATACCGGTCGTGATGTTGTCGGCCAGTCTCGTGGACCAAGAACGAGCCTTGGATGCCGGAGCCAATTGTTTTGTGACCAAACCTTATGATGGCCGCAATCTCATCAAAGTGGTTCAAGCAGCAATCGGTACGGCGGATTTGATTACGCCGAGCGAATAG